From Homo sapiens chromosome 6, GRCh38.p14 Primary Assembly, the proteins below share one genomic window:
- the OR2W1 gene encoding olfactory receptor 2W1, with protein sequence MDQSNYSSLHGFILLGFSNHPKMEMILSGVVAIFYLITLVGNTAIILASLLDSQLHTPMYFFLRNLSFLDLCFTTSIIPQMLVNLWGPDKTISYVGCIIQLYVYMWLGSVECLLLAVMSYDRFTAICKPLHYFVVMNPHLCLKMIIMIWSISLANSVVLCTLTLNLPTCGNNILDHFLCELPALVKIACVDTTTVEMSVFALGIIIVLTPLILILISYGYIAKAVLRTKSKASQRKAMNTCGSHLTVVSMFYGTIIYMYLQPGNRASKDQGKFLTLFYTVITPSLNPLIYTLRNKDMKDALKKLMRFHHKSTKIKRNCKS encoded by the coding sequence ATGGACCAAAGCAATTATAGTTCTTTACATGGTTTTATTCTGCTTGGCTTCTCTAACCATCCAAAAATGGAGATGATCCTGTCAGGAGTTGTCGCCATCTTCTACTTAATTACATTGGTGGGTAACACAGCCATCATTCTTGCATCTCTCCTGGATTCCCAGCTTCATACACCAATGTACTTTTTCCTCAGAAATTTATCTTTCCTAGATCTATGTTTCACAACCAGCATCATCCCTCAGATGCTGGTCAACTTGTGGGGACCTGATAAGACCATCAGCTATGTGGGTTGTATCATCCAACTCTATGTTTACATGTGGTTGGGCTCAGTTGAGTGCCTTCTCCTGGCTGTTATGTCCTATGATCGTTTTACAGCTATATGTAAGCCCTTGCATTATTTTGTAGTCATGAACCCACATCTATGTCTAAAGATGATTATCATGATCTGGAGTATTAGTTTGGCCAATTCTGTAGTATTATGTACACTCACTCTGAATTTGCCCACATGTGGAAACAACATTCTGGATCATTTCTTGTGTGAGTTGCCAGCTCTGGTCAAGATAGCTTGTGTAGACACCACAACAGTTGAAATGTCTGTTTTCGCTTTAGGCATTATAATTGTCCTCACACCTCTCATCCTTATTCTTATATCCTATGGCTACATTGCCAAAGCTGTGCTGAGAACGAAGTCAAAAGCAAGCCAGCGAAAAGCAATGAATACCTGTGGATCTCATCTTACTGTAGTGTCTATGTTCTATGGAACTATTATCTACATGTACCTGCAACCAGGTAACAGGGCTTCCAAAGACCAGGGCAAGTTCCTCACCCTCTTTTACACCGTCATCACTCCAAGTCTCAACCCGCTCATTTACACCTTAAGAAATAAGGACATGAAGGATGCCCTGAAGAAACTGATGAGATTTCACCacaaatctacaaaaataaagaggaattGCAAGTCATAG